In Francisella orientalis FNO12, the sequence TACAGCTGTCACTCTCTGTACAAAAAAGTCTTTAATTCCAGAAGAAGTTAATGATATTACAGCCATAAGTAGCACCCCCATAAAATAGCCGATAAAACACCTAAAATGATAACAAGCAACGAAGTAATCTTAGCTGCTTTCATACTCTCACCAAAACCCATATCCATAATCATATGCCTAACACCCGCATAAACATGATAAGTTATAGATGATAAAAACAACCAAAAGAATATACTGCACCAACCCTTAGTCAAAACAGCGACAGTTTGCTGATAACCATCGGGACCTGCGAGTGTATAATTCATACCAACAACTGCCAAAGGTATTGCAAAAATCAATACCACACCAGATATACGATGCAGTATAGAACTAATAGCAGTAATAGGAAACTTATAAGATTTAATTGACATCAAATCAACATTCGTATTTTTTTTCATGCTCGACATTCCTCCGAAGCCATTTTATATGTATATCAGTAAATCGGATATAAACCAATGTTATACAACAACTCTTAAATAATATATTTTTAGTAAAACAAATTCAAATACTTAAACAAATTTTTAATTCTATTTCGTCTCATAATCAAACGCAACAAACTATTAAGCAAAATAAACAATATCCACATCATACACAGCTAATGATTTTTTTTATTTGCAAAAGAGAAATCTTTAGCTTATCATTCTCCTGTAATGATACCTTATTAGTATATTATTATTTTTTGAAAGGTATCTATTTTATTGCAAACCTTTGCATTGTATTTTTTGATCAACTCACTTGGAGGCCTATTAATGAGTAAATATGCAACTCTTAAGTATGCAGATAAAAATATTGAAATAGAATTACCAGTCTACCCTCCTAGCCTAGGTAATGACTGCATAGATGTATCATCTCTTGTAAAGCACGGTGTCTTTACTTACGATCCTGGCTTTATGTCGACAGCCGCATGTGAATCTAAAATCACATATATCGACGGTGGCAAAGGTATTCTTTTACACAGAGGCTATCCAATCGAAGAATGGACTCAGAAATCAAATTACAGAAACCTCTGCTATGCTTTAATTTATGATGAATTAGGAACAGAAGCTCAAATCAAAGATTTTAGAGAAGAAATCATAACTAAAATGCCAGTATGTGAACATGTCAAAGCTGCTATTTCAGCTATGCCACAACACACTCATCCTATGTCTGGATTAATTGCAGGTGTCAATGTTTTAGCTGCTGAACATATTCACAACGGTCAAACTGAAGCACAAGATGAAGTTGCTAAAAATATAGTTGCTAAGATTGCGACTATGGCAGCTATGGCTTATAGACATAATCAAGGCAAAAAATTCTTAGAACCAAAAAAAGAGTATGGCTACGCAGAAAACTTTATCTATATGATGTTTGGTGAAGATGAAAACTTTAAACCTGACGAATTACATGTTAAGGCTATGGATACTATCTTCATGCTTCATGCTGATCATGAACAAAATGCTTCAACATCAACTGTTAGACTTTCTGGTTCAACTGGTAACTCTCCTTACGCAGCTATCATCGCTGGTATTACAGCTCTATGGGGTCCTGCTCATGGTGGTGCTAATGAAGCTGTATTAAAAATGCTATCAAAAATTGGCAGTGTTGATAATATCGATAAATTTATCGAAAAAGCGAAAGATAAAGATGATCCATTTAGACTAATGGGGTTCGGTCATAGAGTCTATAAAAATACTGACCCAAGAGCTACAGCTATGAAAGCTAATTGTGAAGAAATCCTAACTAAACTAGGTAACAGTGATAACCCACTTCTTGCTATAGCTAAAAAACTAGAAGAGATTGCTTTACAAGATAGTTACTTCATTGATAGAAAGCTTTTCCCTAATGTGGATTTTTACTCTGGAATCATCTTAAAAGCTATGGGTATTCCAGAGAGCATGTTCACAGCAATATTTGCTCTTGCTAGAACTTCTGGCTGGATATCTCAATGGATTGAAATGGTTAATGACCCAGCACAAAAAATTGGACGTCCAAGACAATTATATACTGGCGCGACAAGCAGAGATCTATAGTTTAGTCAAGAAAACTGCTTTCTTATTTTGTTTACTTTTGTCTTTAATTAAACTACGATTCTTTCTAATAAGAATTTTTATCCACAAATAATGAATAGCAACCTAAGCTTATTTAAAGTATTAATATATTTATTTAAACAAATAAGAATGTTTATTGCATTAATCTTAGGTTATATATCTGGATTACCAACAACTATACTATCACTTAAACAGCCTAAAATGTTTACTATGCTAATTCTAGGTTACGCCTCTGGATTACCCTTAATGCTTACAGCATCATCATTACTGCTTTGGTATAGAGATAGTCGTATCAACATTCAAAATATAAGTTTTTTAACACTTATTGCAATACCATATACATTTAAATACCTATGGGCTCCATTTCTTGATAAGATTAACATTTTAGGGATTGGTAGACGCAAGGGTTGGATACTTACAACACAGATAAGCCTAATTGTTCTAATAGCTCTTATGAGTCAATTATCTCCCGCAGCTCAACCATTTATGATTGCTTTTATCGGCTTTTTAATATGCTTTACATCTGCAACACAAGACATCGCTATAAATGCATATCAGACTGGGGTTCTTAATGAGAGAGAGAAAGCTCTTGGTAATGCTATAGCAGTGATGGGCTACCGCATTGCAATGCTTGTAACAGGCTCATTAATACTGATATTTACTGATTATTATAGTGGTGGTGCTGAGCCTATTGAGATATGTACACCTAAACTTACTGAATACTATGGTAGCAATGTCTTATTTACTAATATTGATATAGTTTCTACTCAAAAACTTATATCTAACAGTTGGAGCCTAGCACTAATAACAATTCTTGTTTTTTTCATAATCTGCCCACTATATTGTTTATTTTTAAGAGAGCCTTTATCAACCACAGTACCAAAAAGTTTCAAAGAAGCCTTTACGCAGCCGTTTATTGAGTTTTTTAAACGGCAAGGAATTAAAACTGCAATTATAATATTATTGATAATAATTGGATATAAACTTGCTGATGCAATCGCATTTTCACTTAATACGGTCTTTTTTGCTGACTTAGGGTTTGATAAAACTACTATAGCTGTTTCATACA encodes:
- a CDS encoding AmpG family muropeptide MFS transporter, encoding MFIALILGYISGLPTTILSLKQPKMFTMLILGYASGLPLMLTASSLLLWYRDSRINIQNISFLTLIAIPYTFKYLWAPFLDKINILGIGRRKGWILTTQISLIVLIALMSQLSPAAQPFMIAFIGFLICFTSATQDIAINAYQTGVLNEREKALGNAIAVMGYRIAMLVTGSLILIFTDYYSGGAEPIEICTPKLTEYYGSNVLFTNIDIVSTQKLISNSWSLALITILVFFIICPLYCLFLREPLSTTVPKSFKEAFTQPFIEFFKRQGIKTAIIILLIIIGYKLADAIAFSLNTVFFADLGFDKTTIAVSYKAFSLAATLIGLIVGGLIAKKIGIYKSFLFFSIIMASANLMYVLLAVVGKNYYLMVSSVAVEYFCGAMGTAILVAMIMSLVNINFSATQFAVLSSIDSLGRVLVGPFAGYVQSHYKWEGLFIANLIIGMLISAIIYLSRKRIKLMANIE
- the sdhC gene encoding succinate dehydrogenase, cytochrome b556 subunit, producing the protein MKKNTNVDLMSIKSYKFPITAISSILHRISGVVLIFAIPLAVVGMNYTLAGPDGYQQTVAVLTKGWCSIFFWLFLSSITYHVYAGVRHMIMDMGFGESMKAAKITSLLVIILGVLSAILWGCYLWL
- a CDS encoding citrate synthase: MSKYATLKYADKNIEIELPVYPPSLGNDCIDVSSLVKHGVFTYDPGFMSTAACESKITYIDGGKGILLHRGYPIEEWTQKSNYRNLCYALIYDELGTEAQIKDFREEIITKMPVCEHVKAAISAMPQHTHPMSGLIAGVNVLAAEHIHNGQTEAQDEVAKNIVAKIATMAAMAYRHNQGKKFLEPKKEYGYAENFIYMMFGEDENFKPDELHVKAMDTIFMLHADHEQNASTSTVRLSGSTGNSPYAAIIAGITALWGPAHGGANEAVLKMLSKIGSVDNIDKFIEKAKDKDDPFRLMGFGHRVYKNTDPRATAMKANCEEILTKLGNSDNPLLAIAKKLEEIALQDSYFIDRKLFPNVDFYSGIILKAMGIPESMFTAIFALARTSGWISQWIEMVNDPAQKIGRPRQLYTGATSRDL